The following are encoded in a window of Myxococcota bacterium genomic DNA:
- a CDS encoding NAD(P)/FAD-dependent oxidoreductase yields the protein MAILGAGVSGLCMGIQLKKAGISSFTILEKNDRIGGTWNENQYPGAACDVPSHFYCYSFEPNPDWTRKFSGQAEIREYLQRTAEKYGILPHIRFGTEVSGASFDEGAGQWRVRTKSGEEIVADVLVSGTGQLNRPFVPDLPGLQDFDGPKFHSARWDTSHDFTGKNVVCVGNGASAIQFIPKVAAQAKKLTILQRSANWVVPRGDYAYSERAKRFFRSFPALARIYRWFFYWQLEKNFMAFAREGFYARLFQKGARMYLEASIPDPELRKKLTPDYRVGCKRILIDDDFYPALARPNVDVVTSPIQRIVRDGVVTADGVHHPADTLLLATGFQATSFLAPMQIEGLGGRKLEELWREGAEAHLGLTIAGFPNLYLMYGPNTNLGHNSIIFMIECQVSYALQCIQELMRRNLRYLDVRPEVMRSYNERVQRELLDTAWAAGCKSWYKTAAGKVTNNWSGFTVAYWWRTRRPDFAQFNSAPR from the coding sequence GTGGCGATTCTCGGCGCAGGCGTCTCTGGCCTGTGCATGGGCATCCAGTTGAAGAAGGCCGGTATCTCGTCGTTCACGATCCTCGAGAAGAACGATCGGATCGGCGGAACCTGGAACGAGAACCAGTACCCGGGCGCGGCGTGCGACGTGCCCTCGCACTTCTACTGCTACTCGTTCGAGCCCAACCCGGACTGGACGCGAAAGTTCTCGGGGCAGGCCGAGATCCGGGAGTATCTGCAGCGCACCGCGGAGAAGTACGGGATCCTGCCGCACATCCGCTTCGGCACAGAGGTCTCGGGCGCGAGCTTCGACGAGGGCGCCGGCCAGTGGCGCGTGCGCACGAAGTCGGGCGAGGAGATCGTGGCCGACGTGCTGGTGAGCGGCACCGGCCAGCTCAACCGGCCCTTCGTGCCCGACCTGCCGGGCCTGCAGGACTTCGACGGGCCGAAGTTCCACTCCGCGCGCTGGGACACGAGCCACGACTTCACGGGCAAGAACGTGGTCTGCGTGGGCAACGGCGCGAGCGCCATCCAGTTCATTCCCAAGGTCGCGGCGCAGGCGAAGAAGCTCACGATCCTGCAGCGCTCGGCGAACTGGGTGGTGCCGCGCGGTGACTACGCCTACAGCGAGCGCGCCAAGCGCTTCTTCCGCAGCTTCCCGGCGCTCGCGCGCATCTACCGCTGGTTCTTCTACTGGCAGCTCGAGAAGAACTTCATGGCGTTCGCGCGCGAGGGCTTCTACGCGCGCCTGTTCCAGAAGGGCGCGCGCATGTATCTCGAGGCGTCGATCCCCGACCCCGAGCTGCGCAAGAAGCTGACGCCCGACTACCGCGTGGGCTGCAAGCGCATCCTGATCGACGACGACTTCTACCCGGCGCTGGCGCGGCCCAACGTCGACGTGGTGACCAGCCCCATCCAGCGCATCGTGCGCGACGGCGTGGTGACTGCCGACGGCGTGCACCACCCGGCCGACACGCTCCTGCTCGCGACCGGCTTCCAGGCCACGTCGTTCCTGGCGCCGATGCAGATCGAGGGCCTGGGCGGCCGCAAGCTCGAAGAGCTGTGGCGCGAGGGCGCCGAGGCGCACCTGGGACTCACGATCGCGGGCTTCCCGAACCTGTATCTGATGTACGGGCCGAACACGAACCTGGGTCACAACTCGATCATCTTCATGATCGAGTGCCAGGTGAGCTACGCGCTGCAGTGCATCCAGGAGCTGATGCGCCGCAACCTGCGCTATCTCGACGTGCGCCCCGAAGTCATGCGCAGCTACAACGAACGGGTGCAGCGCGAGCTTTTGGACACCGCCTGGGCCGCCGGCTGCAAGAGCTGGTACAAGACGGCCGCGGGCAAGGTCACGAACAACTGGTCGGGCTTCACCGTCGCCTACTGGTGGCGCACGCGCCGGCCGGACTTCGCGCAGTTCAACTCGGCGCCGCGCTAG
- a CDS encoding serine hydrolase domain-containing protein, giving the protein MEVGGHCSARFARVQDAFAKNFAVENEVGASFAATVNGELVVDLWGGHADAARTRPWQRDSLANVWSTTKAMTALCAHVLADRGGLDFDAPVARYWPEFAAAGKGAIPVRYLLSHQSGLAGLSEPMPAEGVLDWQGFCAALAAQKPLWEPGTRSGYHAITFGHLVGEVLRRIDGRTLGAFFRDEVASKLGAEFWIGLPESEEPRVVEMVPPDPPAPLAEPPKPGDSSYELRRALANPSVTQTIANTRAWRAAEVPAANGQANARGAARIMAALACGGSLDGVRLLREASIARAIAEQCYGKDLVLGPMRWGLGFMLASKDLPLSPNPRTFGHGGWGGSFALADCDARVSLAYVMNRMSPGTTGDKRLGRLIRALYGGLSSSP; this is encoded by the coding sequence GTGGAGGTCGGGGGTCACTGCTCCGCCCGCTTCGCGCGGGTCCAGGACGCCTTCGCGAAGAACTTCGCGGTCGAGAACGAGGTGGGCGCCTCGTTCGCCGCCACCGTGAACGGCGAGCTGGTGGTGGACCTGTGGGGCGGCCACGCCGACGCCGCGCGCACGCGGCCCTGGCAAAGGGACTCGCTGGCGAACGTGTGGTCGACCACCAAGGCCATGACCGCGCTGTGCGCGCACGTGCTGGCCGACCGCGGCGGGCTCGACTTCGACGCGCCGGTGGCGCGCTACTGGCCGGAGTTCGCGGCCGCCGGCAAGGGCGCGATCCCGGTGCGCTACCTGCTGTCGCACCAGTCGGGTCTCGCGGGTCTCTCCGAGCCCATGCCGGCCGAGGGCGTGCTCGACTGGCAGGGCTTCTGCGCGGCGCTCGCGGCGCAGAAGCCGCTGTGGGAGCCGGGCACGCGCAGCGGCTATCACGCGATCACCTTCGGGCACCTGGTGGGCGAGGTGCTGCGGCGCATCGACGGCCGCACGCTGGGCGCGTTCTTCCGCGACGAGGTCGCCTCGAAGCTCGGCGCGGAGTTCTGGATCGGCCTGCCGGAGTCCGAGGAGCCGCGCGTGGTCGAGATGGTGCCGCCCGATCCGCCGGCCCCGCTGGCCGAGCCGCCCAAGCCCGGTGACTCGAGCTACGAGCTGCGGCGCGCGCTCGCCAACCCGAGCGTGACCCAGACCATCGCCAACACGCGCGCCTGGCGCGCGGCCGAGGTGCCGGCGGCCAACGGCCAGGCCAACGCGCGCGGCGCGGCGCGCATCATGGCGGCGCTGGCCTGCGGCGGGTCACTCGACGGCGTGCGGCTGCTCCGCGAGGCCTCGATCGCGCGCGCCATCGCCGAGCAGTGCTACGGCAAGGACCTGGTGCTCGGTCCCATGCGCTGGGGCCTGGGCTTCATGCTGGCCAGCAAGGACCTGCCGCTCTCGCCCAACCCGCGCACCTTCGGTCACGGCGGCTGGGGCGGCTCTTTCGCCCTGGCCGACTGCGACGCGCGCGTCTCGCTCGCCTACGTGATGAACCGGATGAGCCCGGGCACGACCGGCGACAAGCGGCTCGGCCGACTGATTCGCGCGCTGTACGGCGGGCTCTCCTCGAGTCCCTGA
- a CDS encoding GNAT family protein, whose amino-acid sequence MILRADERTSLRSLAAEDAGPLFALVDANRAYLRAWLPWLDAVREVAQIGIFIRAVAEREHAGTSLELAVVHEGELAGVCGFRRIDHDNRSGELGYWLRADRQGRGIMSACCRACVRHGFESLGLNRIELVAASENARSRALAEALGFRLEGVLRQAGWLYDHYVDHAVYARLRSEGPLAQ is encoded by the coding sequence ATGATCCTGCGCGCGGACGAGCGCACGTCGCTCCGCTCGCTCGCCGCCGAGGACGCCGGGCCGCTGTTCGCCCTGGTCGACGCGAACCGCGCGTACCTGCGCGCCTGGCTGCCGTGGCTGGACGCGGTGCGCGAGGTCGCGCAGATCGGGATCTTCATCCGGGCCGTGGCCGAGCGCGAGCACGCGGGCACGTCGCTCGAGCTCGCGGTCGTGCACGAGGGCGAGCTGGCCGGCGTGTGCGGCTTCCGCCGCATCGATCACGACAACCGCAGCGGCGAGCTGGGCTACTGGCTGCGCGCCGACCGGCAGGGCAGGGGCATCATGAGCGCGTGCTGCCGCGCGTGCGTGCGGCACGGCTTCGAGTCACTGGGCCTGAATCGCATCGAGCTCGTCGCGGCCAGCGAGAACGCGCGCAGCCGGGCGCTGGCGGAGGCCCTGGGCTTCCGGCTCGAGGGCGTGCTGCGCCAGGCCGGATGGCTGTACGATCACTACGTGGACCACGCCGTGTACGCGCGCCTGCGCAGTGAGGGACCGCTGGCGCAGTGA
- a CDS encoding patatin-like phospholipase family protein codes for MAPGLLVQVSMLGLVLTAGGARGAYQAGVLKRISELPYLRERPQPFEIIAGASAGAINGTILAAHSERFGVAASEVARVWGELAVDRVFRTDLAALALGGASLLCDFTIGGLLGRTGTYGLLDPSPLEALLQSALPPNGVRSAIERGELYAVAVSATSYHSGRSYTFIQGRQGHAIWSKSRRVVLPVTLTHKHILASGAIPIVFPPVRLDSGSGDRWFGDGGMRLVAPLSPAIRLGARRLLAIGVRSTRAASALAQHEAAADHPLPCPPLAQVCGVFLNAIFLDHLDTDLDHLRRMNELVAAHNSQGVQEPMRRITPLAVSPSEDLALVAQRFAHRMPRLLRFVLDGLGTPDAQSADLMSYLLFDSAYTSTLVDIGYRDADKQIGEIEALISGELDREVFGPPEEPHLLPPH; via the coding sequence GTGGCACCCGGTTTGCTCGTCCAAGTGAGCATGCTCGGGCTGGTGCTGACCGCAGGGGGCGCGCGGGGCGCGTACCAGGCGGGTGTGTTGAAGCGGATCTCGGAGCTGCCCTATCTGCGGGAGCGGCCGCAGCCCTTCGAGATCATCGCCGGCGCGTCGGCGGGCGCGATCAACGGCACCATCCTCGCGGCGCACAGCGAGCGCTTCGGCGTCGCCGCGAGCGAGGTCGCGCGCGTGTGGGGCGAGCTCGCGGTGGACCGCGTGTTCCGCACCGACCTCGCGGCCCTGGCGCTGGGCGGCGCGTCGCTCCTGTGCGACTTCACGATCGGCGGACTACTCGGCCGGACGGGCACCTACGGGCTGCTCGACCCGAGCCCGCTCGAGGCCCTGCTCCAGAGCGCCCTGCCGCCGAACGGCGTGCGTTCTGCGATCGAGCGCGGCGAGCTCTACGCGGTGGCGGTGTCGGCCACGAGCTATCACTCGGGCCGCTCGTACACCTTCATCCAGGGCCGGCAGGGGCACGCAATCTGGAGCAAGAGCCGGCGCGTGGTGCTGCCGGTGACTCTGACTCACAAGCACATCCTGGCGTCGGGAGCGATTCCGATCGTGTTCCCGCCGGTGCGGCTCGACTCGGGCTCGGGCGACCGCTGGTTCGGCGACGGCGGCATGCGGCTGGTCGCGCCGCTCTCGCCCGCGATCCGGCTCGGCGCGCGCCGGCTGCTCGCGATCGGCGTGCGCTCGACGCGCGCCGCGAGCGCCCTCGCGCAGCACGAGGCCGCGGCCGATCACCCGCTGCCCTGCCCGCCGCTCGCGCAGGTCTGCGGCGTGTTCCTGAACGCGATCTTCCTGGACCACCTCGACACCGACCTGGACCACCTGCGGCGCATGAACGAGCTGGTGGCGGCGCACAACAGCCAGGGCGTGCAGGAGCCCATGCGGCGCATCACCCCGCTCGCGGTCAGCCCGTCGGAAGACCTGGCGCTCGTCGCGCAGCGCTTCGCGCACCGCATGCCGCGGCTGCTGCGCTTCGTGCTCGACGGTCTGGGCACGCCCGACGCGCAGAGCGCCGACCTGATGAGCTACCTCTTGTTCGACTCGGCGTACACGAGCACGCTGGTCGACATCGGCTACCGCGACGCGGACAAGCAGATCGGCGAGATCGAGGCGCTGATCTCAGGGGAACTCGACCGGGAGGTTTTCGGGCCGCCGGAAGAACCCCATCTGCTGCCACCGCACTAA